The DNA segment TTTGAAGAATCAATCGCTTTAAAAGTCGCAATGCCTTTTTCTGTACGCACGATACTATTTTCTTCTTCCACTAGTTTTGGTCGAGAACTTGTGTAGTAAATATTGTTTTGACCACTTAGAGCATTCACTAAGTTCTTTTGATCGCCTAAGTTATCATTATCTACCCATTTAATGTCTTGATATGCATTTGAAGTTTTTACTCCTAAAGGTAAGGCATATTGATTTTCAAATAGACGATAGTCACCTTTCTTGTCTACTTCTTTAAAGCCAAACTTCGTCACTGGCGATTTACTGATGTTATAACGAACGCCAAGTAAACTATCCATTAATAGTGTATTGTTCTCATAACGAGCGTTTAGAGCCGTTCCACGAGCACGGAAACCAAGTTGGTTCATTAATGAAGAAGAGTTACGATTTCGAATCGAAGAGAACATCCCTACACCACTGTAATTGAAGTTAAAAGAATCATTCACAGAAATTGGATCTAGGTCTTCTAGACGATATTTCACACCGTGAGAGAGTTCTTTACTTTTTTCAACGAGAGGTAAAATATCTTTTCTTGGTTCAGTGTATAATGAGCGACTTGCATAGTTCCAATCGTCTAAAATTCCATTTAACATGAAATAACCATTGGTAGTCGCTTCGACGGTCATGGTAAAGAGTGTTAAAAAGCCAATCCAATGGAACGGTAAAATTTTTCTTTGGTAACAAATGAAAAATAGGGTATAGAAACAAAGAAAAATCATTGTTAAGTAATATTGAATCGGTTGGATATAAACATAAGTTCCGTTTTTATGGATAAACCAAAACAGACTAAAAATAAAAATCCAAGCGATACTAATACCTGCAACTTGGAAGCTATTTTCCTTCGTCCAAGCTTCTAGTCCATAAGCGGCAAGCACAAGAATTAAGAACGAGAACAAGAAACTATAACGGAATAAGAACATGTATGGAGAATGGAATCCGTGCCAAACAAGATTCAAAGGTTCGATATAGAAACTTGCGACTAATAATGCTCCTAATAAGAAAAAGCCGACTTTTTGGACGATGGTCAGAGTCTTTTTAAAGAAGGCAAAGACCGCAAAAATCAATGGTAAAAGTCCAATATAGATAAATGGGATAGAATTGTATTTCGTTGTATCATACACACCCACCATATTTTTAGCAATTAAATCCCAAATTCCTGTCGCATCGGTTTTCCATTTGGCAATTTGGGTTAACGTTTCACCGTTGTTTCGTAGATCTAAAAACATTGGTAAAATCATAATCATCGCCGCAAACCCAGCTAAAAGGGCTGTAATCAAATATGGGATAATGATTTTTTTGTGTTCTTTCCAGTGATTTGCGTAACAAATCAAGAAATAGAAGAACGAGAATAATCCAATCATAAAGCCAAAGTAGTAGTTAGAAATAAATAAGAGTAAGTAACTTACAAAAAGTACGGTTGGCTTTTTCCCTGCAAAGAGACGATGAATTCCTAAAATTACCAATGGTAAATAAACAAAGGCATCTAACCACATAATTAATTCTGATTGGGCTAGAGTAAAGGACATCAAACTATATGTCGTTGAAAGTCCTAATTGTAAGGTCGTACGAAGCTTTGGAAAGACTTCGCGGACAAAAACAAAACAAGCCAGTCCAGCACAAGCAATTTTTAACAGAGTTAAAAAGTAAAGGGCATCTGGCATGTGGCTGTTGTTAAAAAAGACTACAAGGGGAGTAAATAATCCTCCTAAATAATAAGAAATTAGGGCGTAATAGTTTAGTCCTAATCCGGCATTAAAAGTATAAAACGGACTTTGATCTCCTTTTAATACGTTGTTAAAGCTGGCATGGAAGTTTGAAAATTGCGAAAACGCATCGCTTGCTAAAATCGAGCGACTACTTCCAGGGTAAATTCCTAAACTTGCGTAGAGTCCTACCATCACAATTAAGGGGATGAAAAACGCAAAGAGTAGAGGAATTTTATTTTGTTGTAAATAGTGTTTTACATTGTGAAATAACTTTTGCATCATTCTTTTGAAAAGCGCTAGGCTCCTCCTTTCTATTTTTTTCATTCCACTTCATTATAACAAAAAAAGAAGATAGCCGAACTATCTTCTTTGAACGTTTGTGAGAAAGCTCTCACGAATCGGAATGAATATGAATAGAAAGTTACTATTCTTTTGAATAAAAAAAGAATATTTTGTTATGTATAAGTATTTCACAAGCACTGATACATGCAATAGAGAAAAGGAAAAAACATCCTCTTCTTTACACTTTTATTTTAACGAAAACATAAATAAAAGTAAAGATTAAATGTGTAAATTCCTAATTTTATTTTAATGAATCGGGTAAGTCTACTTCCCAATCTGCCCAAAATTGTACTAAATAGGTACGCATAAACTCAATGCGTTGGCGGGCAACCTTTGTGCCAGTTAGGGTGCTCATATACTGGTCTAATTGTAATAATTTATTGTAAAAATATTGGACGCTGTTATTGCGATTTTCTGGATCATATAGAGGCTGGTCATGTTTAGCACCATAAGAAAAGATACGGGCAATACCAATCGCACCTAGATCATCCAATAAATCAGCATCATTAATACAACGGCCAAGGAAAGAAAGAGGAGCTTCTTTATGTAATGAGTTGCGGAATTTCGCAAAATGTTTCATTACGCGAATAATTTCAGAACTTTCTCCTGGGGTAAAGCTTTCTTCTGCTAATAAAGACTGTACGGTTTCAATATAAGCTTCGTCTTCTTGGTGATGGGCAAGTGTATCATGTAGATAGCCCATCGCTAATAACATATCTTCATCATGTTGGTGCACGACTTTGACTTCACGACGATAAATTTCAATCGCCATTTGCGCGACACGTTGTGCATGAAAGAAATCGTGTTGATCGGTGACATTCACTAACTGTTCTTTAGCAAATTCAATGATTTTGTTCATAATTTTCTCCTTTATATAAAATTGTATCCATAACTCTAACGAAATGTGCTCTAGGTTTACAACCGACATTGTATATAATAATAAGTGTAGATGAAAGGGTGAGGTCGACATGGAAGAAATTCAACTTTTATTGCAGTTTGGTTTATTCTTAGTCAGTTTCATTGGTCTAATGCATGAATTGTTTCATTAACGACTCATCTACAAGAGGGAGACAAACTCCCTCTTTTTTTATTTACATATTATATACTATTTTGGGGTTGAAAAGCGAAAAATAAAAATAAATCTAATAATCACTTAAGAAAAAGCAAAGGACTATTCAAATCCAAAAGAAAAAATAAAGAATGTGGTAGAATAAATTTAAGAACAACATTACTATTGAACAAAGGAGGGACCATCAACTTTTCAAGTTGACAACGATATGGCAAAAAAAGCAAAAACTCGGTTTGTTTGTCAAGAATGTGGGTATACAACCTTTAAATATATCGGCTGTTGCCCAAACTGTGGTCAATGGAATACCATCGTAGAAGAACGAGAAGAGACGGTCCCTGTCAAAGAGGATCGGCATAATCGTGTTTCTCTACAAGGAGAAAGAAGCAAGCCGCAAAAATTAACATCGATTCAACATAGCAAAGTGGATCGTATCCAGACAGAATTAAGTGAACTCAATCGCGTATTGGGAGGAGGCGTCGTTCCAGGCTCTTTAGTTTTAATTGGTGGGGATCCAGGAATCGGAAAATCAACCCTTCTGTTACAAATTTCACAACAACTCACCTTGGCAGAACAAAAAGTGTTATATGTAACAGGGGAAGAAAGTGGCGAGCAAGTAAAATTACGTGCTGAACGTCTATCTCAAAAGGGAAATGACTTTTATATCTATCCTGAAACCAACATGACAGAAATTCGTCATGCGATTGAAGATTTACAACCAGACATCGTAATTGTGGATTCTATTCAAACGATGGTGGAAGAAGACATCACAAGTGCTGCAGGAAGTGTCAGTCAAGTACGTGAAACCACCGCAGACTTGATGAAGATTGCTAAAACAAATGGCATTGCGATTTTTATTGTTGGACACGTCACAAAAGAAGGAGCTCTTGCTGGGCCAAGAATGTTAGAACACATGGTCGACACGGTACTTTATTTTGAAGGGGACCGTTATCAATCGTTCCGTATTTTACGAGCGGTGAAAAATCGTTTTGGTTCAACCAATGAGATTGGTATTTTTGAAATGCGCCAACAAGGATTGGTCGAAGTCAAAAATCCATCTGAAGTCTTTTTAGAAGAACGATTAGAAGGAGCGAGTGGTTCAGCGATTGTCGTAGCGATGGAAGGAACACGTCCAATTTTAGTAGAGATTCAAGCCTTATTAAGTCCGACACTCTATGGAAATGCGCGTCGTACTTCTTCTGGTTTGGATTATAATCGCATTAGTTTGATTTTAGCTGTTTTAGAAAAACGAAGTGGACTTTCCTTACAAAACCAAGATGCCTATTTAAAAGCAACGGGAGGCGTGAAGCTGGATGAGCCAGCGATTGACTTAGCAATCGCGATGGCGATTGTTTCTAGCTATAAAGAACAGGAAACGCAATCCAAAGACTGCTTTGTCGGTGAAATTGGCTTAACAGGAGAAATCCGTAGTGTAACTCGTGTGGAACAACGAATTCAGGAAGCGAAAAAATTAGGCTTCCAACGTATTTTTATTCCCAAAAACAACTTACAAGATTGGAAACCAATTGCTGGAATTGAAGTAATTGGAGTAGCGACAATAAAGGAGGCGATACGCTATGTCTTCCAATAAGAAAAAAGAAGAAGAAGCTTTGAAAAAAGAGCGCCATAAACGCTGGTTTTTACGCTTCTTTATCGTAATGATTGGAATTTCTTGTGGAATCGCGTTTCTACCGTGGCTGTGGAAACTATTACATCTTGATTTCCCATTATTACAATCAACGTTAAGTAATGCCTTAATTGGTGGAGCAATTTTCTTACTCCTTGCCTTTTTCTTTGAAAAGAAATTGATTGCTTGGATTAGAAACTTAGAACTGGATATGAAAAAACGCAGCCTGACAAGCTTGTTAGGAAGTGCGATTGGTGGAATTTTAGGATTGTTAGTCGGTTCACTGTTGAGTTTACCGTTCTATCGTTTACAGATTCCTTTTGTCAATAACGTCATTCCAGCGTGTATTATGTTACTTTGCGGATACCTTGGGTATTACACAATTAAAACCAAAGGAGATGAACTGAATCATCTCTTCCGTCGTCAAGAAAAAGAGAAATCTACTTCTACAAAAGGAGAGGTGCTAGAACGCAAAGAAGGCGATAACTTTAGAAAATATAAGATTTTGGATACAAGTGTAATTATTGATGGTCGTATTTACGACATTGCAAAAACTGGATTTATTGAAGGAACAATTTTAATTCCCAAATTTGTCTTATATGAACTACAGTACATCGCTGACTCTGCTGATAGCCTAAAACGTGTCCGTGGACGTCGTGGTTTGGATATTTTAAACCAACTACAAAAAGAAGAAGGCATCCAAGTGGAGATGTATGAAGGAGATTTTGAAGATATTGATGAAGTGGATACAAAATTAATCAAGTTGGCAAAACTATTAGATGGAATAGTGGTCACAAACGACTTTAACTTAAATAAAGTTTGTGAATTCCAAAACGTAAAAGTGTTAAATATCAATGCGTTAGCCAATGCCGTTAAACCGGTAGTAATTCCAGGAGAACAAATGACGGTAACGATTGTCAAAGAAGGTACAGAACGTGCTCAAGGGGTAGCGTACTTAGATGATGGTACGATGATTGTCGTAGAAGAAGGAAAGAACCACATGAATGAAACGATTCCTGTGGTTGTGACTACCGCTTTACAAACCGCAGCGGGTCGTATGATCTTTGCTAAACCTTTACATACAAGAAAAAATCTCAAAGAAAATGTGAAAGAAAAAGAATAAAGGTTGGAGTTTAGTCTCCAACCTTTTCTTTTTGATAAAATTCTTGTAGATGAAAAAGGCATTTTTTCTTCCAATAATGGAGTTGACAGAGGGTATAAGGAGAGTGTCCTGCAATTTCTTGTAAGGTTTCTCCATAATGAAAGTAATGATGGAGAATAATCCATTCGATTTGCGTCAGTTTCGCTTGTACTTCATAGTACAAAAGGTTCCAAAAGAGTTCCTCTTCTTCAGAAAAGGTTGTGGTCGGTTGATTTTGTTCTTCAACCGCCGTCGCAATTTCTCGACTGCGTCGTTGGGTACGATATTTTTCATCTTGAATCCGCCAAACCATCGCTTGTAATAGATAGCTCTTTTTTGCGTCAGGCTTCTTTTGTATAACTTTCCATCCTTCTTCTAGTGCAATCTGTTGGTAGTCTTCGTAATTACAATTATGGCGGTAGATATGTGCTTGATATAACGCTTGTCGAGATAAACGAATCCATTCTTCATTATCCATTAAAATCCCTCCTTTTTTCACCCCTAGTATGACAAAAAAATAAAATAAAAACAAAAATGAAATGTGCTTTGAAAATTATAAAAAAAGGTTATTTTATAAGGAAAATTAAAATACAATAAAGGATGAAAAGAAGGAGGAGGAGGTCTCACATGAAACAAATGAGCAATCAAGTATTCTGTCAAGAATATGAAGCAGCCTATCAAGAATGGAGAATGTTTTTACAAT comes from the Catellicoccus marimammalium M35/04/3 genome and includes:
- a CDS encoding HD domain-containing protein; protein product: MNKIIEFAKEQLVNVTDQHDFFHAQRVAQMAIEIYRREVKVVHQHDEDMLLAMGYLHDTLAHHQEDEAYIETVQSLLAEESFTPGESSEIIRVMKHFAKFRNSLHKEAPLSFLGRCINDADLLDDLGAIGIARIFSYGAKHDQPLYDPENRNNSVQYFYNKLLQLDQYMSTLTGTKVARQRIEFMRTYLVQFWADWEVDLPDSLK
- a CDS encoding PIN/TRAM domain-containing protein: MSSNKKKEEEALKKERHKRWFLRFFIVMIGISCGIAFLPWLWKLLHLDFPLLQSTLSNALIGGAIFLLLAFFFEKKLIAWIRNLELDMKKRSLTSLLGSAIGGILGLLVGSLLSLPFYRLQIPFVNNVIPACIMLLCGYLGYYTIKTKGDELNHLFRRQEKEKSTSTKGEVLERKEGDNFRKYKILDTSVIIDGRIYDIAKTGFIEGTILIPKFVLYELQYIADSADSLKRVRGRRGLDILNQLQKEEGIQVEMYEGDFEDIDEVDTKLIKLAKLLDGIVVTNDFNLNKVCEFQNVKVLNINALANAVKPVVIPGEQMTVTIVKEGTERAQGVAYLDDGTMIVVEEGKNHMNETIPVVVTTALQTAAGRMIFAKPLHTRKNLKENVKEKE
- a CDS encoding YfhO family protein; translated protein: MMQKLFHNVKHYLQQNKIPLLFAFFIPLIVMVGLYASLGIYPGSSRSILASDAFSQFSNFHASFNNVLKGDQSPFYTFNAGLGLNYYALISYYLGGLFTPLVVFFNNSHMPDALYFLTLLKIACAGLACFVFVREVFPKLRTTLQLGLSTTYSLMSFTLAQSELIMWLDAFVYLPLVILGIHRLFAGKKPTVLFVSYLLLFISNYYFGFMIGLFSFFYFLICYANHWKEHKKIIIPYLITALLAGFAAMIMILPMFLDLRNNGETLTQIAKWKTDATGIWDLIAKNMVGVYDTTKYNSIPFIYIGLLPLIFAVFAFFKKTLTIVQKVGFFLLGALLVASFYIEPLNLVWHGFHSPYMFLFRYSFLFSFLILVLAAYGLEAWTKENSFQVAGISIAWIFIFSLFWFIHKNGTYVYIQPIQYYLTMIFLCFYTLFFICYQRKILPFHWIGFLTLFTMTVEATTNGYFMLNGILDDWNYASRSLYTEPRKDILPLVEKSKELSHGVKYRLEDLDPISVNDSFNFNYSGVGMFSSIRNRNSSSLMNQLGFRARGTALNARYENNTLLMDSLLGVRYNISKSPVTKFGFKEVDKKGDYRLFENQYALPLGVKTSNAYQDIKWVDNDNLGDQKNLVNALSGQNNIYYTSSRPKLVEEENSIVRTEKGIATFKAIDSSKPQNLIYEVFIPAWSQAYFSIFPENFGAVSGTSATVSKVGGGHKSDIKMTGQYYNLGYFDKNTKLRFRLTLEGKGEVKLVSPPVINLNLKAYEKAFKTLKENEVPFKVKGRKAEATITMEKGQTNVFTTIPFDKGWSVYVDDKKVEAQSFRDGFLTFSVPEGKHKIELSFFPQGLKVGIVLFVLCTTAFFFYQRKYRKERYLS
- the radA gene encoding DNA repair protein RadA; translation: MAKKAKTRFVCQECGYTTFKYIGCCPNCGQWNTIVEEREETVPVKEDRHNRVSLQGERSKPQKLTSIQHSKVDRIQTELSELNRVLGGGVVPGSLVLIGGDPGIGKSTLLLQISQQLTLAEQKVLYVTGEESGEQVKLRAERLSQKGNDFYIYPETNMTEIRHAIEDLQPDIVIVDSIQTMVEEDITSAAGSVSQVRETTADLMKIAKTNGIAIFIVGHVTKEGALAGPRMLEHMVDTVLYFEGDRYQSFRILRAVKNRFGSTNEIGIFEMRQQGLVEVKNPSEVFLEERLEGASGSAIVVAMEGTRPILVEIQALLSPTLYGNARRTSSGLDYNRISLILAVLEKRSGLSLQNQDAYLKATGGVKLDEPAIDLAIAMAIVSSYKEQETQSKDCFVGEIGLTGEIRSVTRVEQRIQEAKKLGFQRIFIPKNNLQDWKPIAGIEVIGVATIKEAIRYVFQ